The DNA region TCATTATGTCCATGAGCTAGCGGATCCTGCTGATCATGAGCGTTTCCAACCGATTTTTGACAAGATTTCGGAGGAGTATAAGCTCACGGAAAAACTAGTACTCCAAATTACTGAAAATGAGACACTACTCGATGGCGATCGCCCTCTCCAGCGTTCGGTTCAGTTGAGAAATGGCACTATTGTTCCTCTCGGCTTTTTGCAGGTTTCTCTCCTAAAACGCTTGCGCCAATATACCCGCGAAACCAAAGCAAGTATTGTCCACTTCCGTTACAGCAAAGAAGAGTTATTACGAGGTGCTTTGTTAACTATTAACGGTATTGCGGCTGGTATGAGAAATACAGGCTGATTTATCGGTCATTTGTCCACGTTAAAAAGACATAAAAAAAGACCCCATCAAAATGGTGGGGTTTTCTCAAGGTTTGTAATTCACGAATGTACGAGTACTAAACCGTCATTTAGAAAACTTGTTCGATTTCAGCGATTTCAGGAATCACCTCGCGGAGCTTACGCTCAATACCCATACGCAAAGTCATGGCAGAGCTAGGACAGGAACCGCAAGCACCTTGTAAGCGCAGTTTGACGATGGGGCCATCGATTTCGACAAGTTCAACGTTACCGCCGTCAGCCATGAGGTAAGGGCGTAATTCATCGAGGGTCGTTTCGACATTTTCTGTGGTGAGTGCTAATGCCATAGTTTTGGTTTATTACTAATGTTCTGACTCTATTATAAAGTTTCCAACTCCCTCTTTTGCCATCGTCAATCCTCCGACATTATCTCGGAGAAGATAGTGGACGATATTTGCCCAAATTGTCTCGTAATTCATTGAAATACAACTGTTGCCTGAGCGATATCAGGGATAGTAGGGTATTAAATTATGCCAAGTCCTAACGATCTAGATTTACTTAATGAAACCTTCGGTACTCCAGGAGAGGATGCCGAGGTCACTGCGTCTCAACCTGATGCGACTGATATGGTTGAGTCCCTTCGTGCTGAAGATAAAACGAAGCGTATGATCGCGGCGCGGTATTTCTGTGATCATCGCGATGAACGGGCGATCGCCCCATTAATCAATATTATTGCGACGAATGATTGTCCATTAACGCGGGTGAGTGCAGCCTATGCGCTCGGTCGTAATCCTTCTGCAGAGGCTGTCCCCACGCTGATCGAGCTTCTAGAGAATGATTGGAATGGCTATGTCCGAAAAGGGGTTGTCTGGGCGCTCGGAAATTGTGGCGATCGCCGCGCTGTAGAGCCTCTAATTCATGCTCTCAAAACCGATATTTCAGCCGTTAGACTCTGGGCTGCGAGTAGCGTCGCCCAAGTCGCAAAACTTGAATATGACGACATTATCCAATCCATTCCACCTCTTATTGCAGGATTACGCCGCGACAAGATGGCCGCAGTCCGCAGTAATTGCGCTTGGTCTCTCGGACAACTTTGCCGCGAAATGCCTTCTAACGTTATCTATGCGACGGCGATCGACGCATTAATCGAATCTCTGGTAGAAGATGAAGATATTGGTGTGAAAGAAGATGCCCGTGCAGCATTATTACGAGTCGGCGATCCTAACGGACTCCAAATGATCGAAGAACTCGAAGCAGAAGGCTTAATTTAGAATCTGAGCATAATAAGATTTTCACAAAAATTTCTTTGATTTATGAATAGCCTAGATTTTGGAACAGATCTTTTCACCCTGGTAGAACAACTAGAAAAAAATATATCTGAGCTAGACCGTGAAGAAAAAGAATCTGGCATCACACCTTTTTCTGGTTCAGACCCTTTGAGAAATTTAAAAAGAAGTGTGGCTTACAAAATAGCCTCTAAAACTGGCCGTACTGTTCGTGATTGTGAACAGGAAGCTAATGAACTTGTAGATAAAATCCAACAAGAATTAACAAAACCAAACTCTAAAAAGCGAATTTGTGCAGCTCTTCGCCTTCTATCAAATGACATAAGTGGAATTTCTGTCGGTACTGTTTCTGCCGTGATTGCTACTCTATTATCAGGTGGTTTAATTACTCTCTCTTTTTCTTCACCTATTATGATTGCGGCTATAGGCGGATTTGTTTTTATACGCTCTAGCATTGAGCTAATCTGTTTTGACAATCAAAATGATTGACTATAAACAAGATGAGTGATGTCAAATATCTTTCATAAGGGTTATTTTGGAATGCTCATCTTTAAAGCAGAAACAATACTCAACATTGGTCTAAATAATACTTCCTTTGGATGTCCAATGATATTAGACGATGAAATTAAAATGCCACATGCAGAACAGGTCACGCTTTCGCGCCATTCTCTGCTGTAATGTTCTTCAAGATGTTTTGGAATAGGATATTGATCGTGATGACCTCCTACTAAAAGTGCTCCTGAATCACCAGGAGCAGCTTCTATATCAACGCTAAATGAGGGGATTATTGAAGGATTATAACCAGCAGTCAAAACACCACTATTGCGAACATAGCCTACTTGATGCTTGCTAGTTGCACCAAACATTTGTACCGGCATATTAGCAAATATAGGAACTATCTTTTTTGGTATCTGATCAACCCACTTCAAATTAAGATCAATTTTAGATTTGAGACTTTCATCTAATTTTATGAGACTTATATCTAAATTTTTGATTTTTTCTTGGTAAGAATGACTTTCTTTGGAGAAAATAGTACCTATCTGAGGAGAAGTAAAAGTATCTCTATGGGAATGAATACTCTGTGTATTAACTTCAAATCCATGACCAACTGTTAAAGCATAAATATTTTCTTGGAACTTAGAATCGCAAGAATCAATGATTTTTTTTTCTGCCAGAAAAGTACTCAAAGTCACTTTCTTTCCAAAGGTGCCAACACTACTCTTTCCGACAATTGCATCTCCACTCTGTATCTTCACAACCGACGTAGATTGCTTCATATCATCCTTTATTTCAAGGGGAGTTTTAAAATTTAGTGGAATTGGCCTATTGGCCAATTCTATAACTATCGGGACTTTCGAAGGAAATTTTGATAGAGCATTGATTGATGATTCAACTTGAATGTAATCAGGTATAGAAAACTTGGATTTTATTTCCTTTTCTGGAAGAAAAGTTGTGAACACAACCTTTCCAACTAAAACTTGCTTTTTATCAATTTCCTTTTCTCCAACAGCAATTGAGACAAATCCTGGCTTATCCTCAAAGTTAGACATTTTTTCATAAAGTGTAGTCATTACTTCGCGTTCCCACCATACTTTTTTTCTTAATGGGTATGGCATCAGTTGCAAAGACTCAAAAAAGACTTTTGCTTCTTCTTCAATTAGAGAATTCGGATAATTTTTCAAAATATATTGTGCTAATCTATCCATTTTGAGCCATTCATGATAGCTTTGTGGCTCCCAACTAGCGTTGTTGCTTGATAGTAATTGAGTATCTTTGTTCAGCCCATTAATAAGATAATCCAGGCAATCAGTCACTATTTCCAAATTGTCTTCATCAATGAGTTCTATTAATACTCTCTTCATTGACTGTAATGCTTCTAATACTCTGCTTATTGGTATATCTAGGCTAGTATATGTCTCTGCCAATCCATTCAATACTCGTTTGTCTAAGATCGAGTAATCTCCAGCGATCATTGTGTATGTTGAATACCGAAGGAAAAAGTCTAGATCGCGAAGACAAGCAGTATATTGACCGGAAGAAACCTTTTCAAACTCAGATGTATCCCAAAAATTCGATATTGTCTGCTTTAAAATTTGGTCATGTTTTCTAGCAATTTTTTCTGCTATAGCAGTTAAACGAGTGTTTTCTTCTAGATACTTAGCTAGAGACTTCAAAGTATCAGAACTGATATATCGCCCTTGAGAATCAGCTGAGTTAATAACGGAAGTCACGACATCATTCTGCTTGTTTATACTCATGAAAACGTTTTTAAAGCTCTTTGATTTGTAGTTTTTCTTACAAAAAAAAATAATTAATTTTGGTTATGCATAAGCATTAGAAAAGCTACGTTATTTATTCTAGCCATGGAAATAAAATATCTCCATAATTACAAAATCCCTCTGAAATCACTTTCAGAGGGATCAAAACTTAGACTAAGTTCGTTTTTTGACTAGCGATAAGGCTTAGTAGTCGAAGTCACCAGCGCCAGGAGTTGCACCAGCAGCATCCTTTTCAGGCTTGTCAACAACGATGCACTCAGTTGTGAGAACCATGCCAGCGATGGAAGCAGCATTCTGAGTTGCAGAACGAGTTACCTTCGCGGGGTCAACGATACCAGCAGCAAGCATGTCAACGAATTCGTTAGTTGCAGCATTGAACCCAGTGTTGAAGTCTTTCTCTTTAACGCGCTCAGCGATTACCGCACCGTTCTGACCAGCATTCTCAGCAATACGCTTGAGGGGAGCAGTCAAGGCACGGGCAACGATAAGTGCACCAGTGAGTTGTTCTGCAGTGAGGTTGTCGTTTGCCCAAGCTTCGAGTTCAGGAGCGAGGTGCGCAAGAGTTGTTCCACCACCAGGAACGATACCTTCTTCAACTGCTGCCTTAGTTGCGTTAATCGCATCTTCGAGGCGGAGCTTACGATCCTTCATTTCAGTTTCAGTCGCAGCACCAACTTTGATCACTGCAACACCACCGGAGAGCTTCGCAAGGCGTTCTTGGAGTTTCTCTTGGTCGTAGGAAGATTCAGACTCATCGATTTGGCGGCGAATCTGATCGCAACGGCTCTTAACGCCAGCTTCGTTACCATCGGCAACGATTGTGGTGTTGTCCTTAGTGACGTTGATGCGACGCGCTGTACCGAGCATGTCAATTGTTGTGCTCTCAAGCTTGAGGCCTGCATCTTCAGTGATGAGTTGACCACCAGTGAGGATGGCAATGTCTTCAAGCATTTGCTTACGGCGATCGCCAAAACCAGGAGCCTTAACAGCAGCAACGTTGAGTACGCCACGAAGACGATTTACAACGAGCGTTGCAAGGGCTTCCTTCTCGATGTCCTCAGCGATAATCATGAGAGGCTTACCCTGGCGAGCAACCTGCTCAAGTACAGGAACGAGATCCTGAACGAGGGTGATTTTCTTATCAGTGATGAGGATGTAGGGCTCTTCGAGAACCGCTTCCATGCGATCAGTATCAGTCACGAAGTAAGGGGAAGTGTAACCCTTCTCGAAACGCATACCTTCAGTGATTTCTAGCTCAGTCTCCATGGACTTGCCTTCTTCAAGGGAGATAACGCCCTCTTTGCCGACTTTGTCCATTGCCTTGGAGATCATCTCGCCGACTTCTTTGTCGTTACCAGCGGAGATGGAACCAACCTGGGCGATCGCCGTGGAATCTTCTACAGGGCTAGACAAATCTTGGATGCGACCAACGAGGAAGTCAGCAGCTTTGTCGATACCGCGCTTAATTGCGATGGGGTTTGCACCAGCCGCAACGTTGCGGAGACCTTCCTTAACCATTGCGTGAGCAAGGACAGTTGCAGTGGTTGTACCGTCACCAGCTACATCGTTAGTTTTAGAAGCAGCCTGACGAATCAAAGAAACACCAGTGTTCTCGATGTGATCTTCGAGTTCGATTTCCTTAGCAATGGTTACACCATCGTTAACGATTTGAGGTGCACCGAATTTCTTTTCGAGGACGACGTTACGGCCTTTAGGGCCAATAGTGACAGCAACTGCTTCAGCGAGAAGGTCGATGCCTTTCTCTAAAGCGCGACGTGCGTCTTCGTTATAAATAATAGACTTAGCCATAGGGAGTAAATTTCTATCTGTAGAGAATTACGAGAAAAAATAAAAAGAATCTAATTTTGGTGATTTCGCAAACTAATTGCGGGAATCATTACGCAACTGTTGCGAGGATGTCCTTTTCGGAGAGGAGAACATAATCATCGCCACCGAACTTGATGTCAGTGCCAGCGTACTTAGAATAGAGAACCTGATCGCCAACTTTTACATCAACAGCAGAGCGGCTACCATCATCGTTGCGCTTGCCTTCGCCCACTGCAACAACTTCACCGATTTGAGGCTTTTCCTTTGCACTATCGGGAAGAAGGATGCCACCAGCAGTTTTTTCTTCGGACTCACTTACCTTGACGAAGACGCGATCGCCGAGGGGCTTGAGGGTAGAAACATTGATGCTAATTGCTGCCATGGATAAAATCTCCAGATTTTTGAAATGACTAAATTGGTTGCGAGTTCAGAGCTTAGCACTCTCGATCTCTGAGTGCTAATTTAGCGGAGATGTTTCTATACATACAACACCCTGCAATGTACGGGTTCCCGAACTATCAATTTTTGGGCGGCTGATGTTGCTGGGTACGGTAGTCATCTTTGGCCTTTTTGCGAGCTTTACGGGTCTTTTTGATTTTGTCTTTTTTATTCTGATCAGATTGTTTCTGATTGGTCTTTGGTCGCCAATACAATGCTTTTTGCCATGGCTTTTTAATGACCTCAAAATTACAGATGATCGGATACAGTACTGGATAAAATTTATCGGAGCCATATTCTGAACACCGGATCATCAGTGTTACTTCAAAATCGAGGTCTTCATCTCTAGCTGTTTTGAGGAGATCGGACGAAAAAATCGGCTGGGTAATGTCGTAGATAAGTTTGTCTTCGTCTTTTAGGGTGAGGCTTGATTCGATAGTGAGTTTGTCGTTGAGGATTTCGCGGGGAGAAATGATGCTACTGGCCTGGGCTTGAAATAGATCGATATTGAGAGCGGGTGGCAATCGGATAATCCGTTGGGATTTGCCATCAAAATCCATCAAACTGCTTCGGTTCCAGTGGATCTCAAAGTATTGTTCAAAGGTTTTGTTTTCGAGGCTGATACTAAAACTATTCAGGGTATCGGTGAGGGGCGATCGCCCAAAATCAAAGCTAAATGATAGTTTTTCGTCGAGACCAAATTTTGTGAGCTGTGCTGAGAGAAAGTCTTTATTGAGGCGAACCTCTGTCAGCTTATCGATTTCGTCCACGATGCTTTGATAGACATACCAGAGCACGATGGCATAAACGAACAAAATTAGGATATCAAAACCATTCATGATCGATCTCAGAGCGGGCTTTGGGTAAGTGTGTTTTTATCCTAATTGAGATTTCTGTTGAATTCATCCCCTGTGGCGATCGCC from [Leptolyngbya] sp. PCC 7376 includes:
- a CDS encoding NifU family protein, whose protein sequence is MALALTTENVETTLDELRPYLMADGGNVELVEIDGPIVKLRLQGACGSCPSSAMTLRMGIERKLREVIPEIAEIEQVF
- a CDS encoding HEAT repeat domain-containing protein, producing the protein MPSPNDLDLLNETFGTPGEDAEVTASQPDATDMVESLRAEDKTKRMIAARYFCDHRDERAIAPLINIIATNDCPLTRVSAAYALGRNPSAEAVPTLIELLENDWNGYVRKGVVWALGNCGDRRAVEPLIHALKTDISAVRLWAASSVAQVAKLEYDDIIQSIPPLIAGLRRDKMAAVRSNCAWSLGQLCREMPSNVIYATAIDALIESLVEDEDIGVKEDARAALLRVGDPNGLQMIEELEAEGLI
- a CDS encoding Phycocyanin, with product MSINKQNDVVTSVINSADSQGRYISSDTLKSLAKYLEENTRLTAIAEKIARKHDQILKQTISNFWDTSEFEKVSSGQYTACLRDLDFFLRYSTYTMIAGDYSILDKRVLNGLAETYTSLDIPISRVLEALQSMKRVLIELIDEDNLEIVTDCLDYLINGLNKDTQLLSSNNASWEPQSYHEWLKMDRLAQYILKNYPNSLIEEEAKVFFESLQLMPYPLRKKVWWEREVMTTLYEKMSNFEDKPGFVSIAVGEKEIDKKQVLVGKVVFTTFLPEKEIKSKFSIPDYIQVESSINALSKFPSKVPIVIELANRPIPLNFKTPLEIKDDMKQSTSVVKIQSGDAIVGKSSVGTFGKKVTLSTFLAEKKIIDSCDSKFQENIYALTVGHGFEVNTQSIHSHRDTFTSPQIGTIFSKESHSYQEKIKNLDISLIKLDESLKSKIDLNLKWVDQIPKKIVPIFANMPVQMFGATSKHQVGYVRNSGVLTAGYNPSIIPSFSVDIEAAPGDSGALLVGGHHDQYPIPKHLEEHYSREWRESVTCSACGILISSSNIIGHPKEVLFRPMLSIVSALKMSIPK
- the groL gene encoding chaperonin GroEL (60 kDa chaperone family; promotes refolding of misfolded polypeptides especially under stressful conditions; forms two stacked rings of heptamers to form a barrel-shaped 14mer; ends can be capped by GroES; misfolded proteins enter the barrel where they are refolded when GroES binds) yields the protein MAKSIIYNEDARRALEKGIDLLAEAVAVTIGPKGRNVVLEKKFGAPQIVNDGVTIAKEIELEDHIENTGVSLIRQAASKTNDVAGDGTTTATVLAHAMVKEGLRNVAAGANPIAIKRGIDKAADFLVGRIQDLSSPVEDSTAIAQVGSISAGNDKEVGEMISKAMDKVGKEGVISLEEGKSMETELEITEGMRFEKGYTSPYFVTDTDRMEAVLEEPYILITDKKITLVQDLVPVLEQVARQGKPLMIIAEDIEKEALATLVVNRLRGVLNVAAVKAPGFGDRRKQMLEDIAILTGGQLITEDAGLKLESTTIDMLGTARRINVTKDNTTIVADGNEAGVKSRCDQIRRQIDESESSYDQEKLQERLAKLSGGVAVIKVGAATETEMKDRKLRLEDAINATKAAVEEGIVPGGGTTLAHLAPELEAWANDNLTAEQLTGALIVARALTAPLKRIAENAGQNGAVIAERVKEKDFNTGFNAATNEFVDMLAAGIVDPAKVTRSATQNAASIAGMVLTTECIVVDKPEKDAAGATPGAGDFDY
- the groES gene encoding co-chaperone GroES, with the protein product MAAISINVSTLKPLGDRVFVKVSESEEKTAGGILLPDSAKEKPQIGEVVAVGEGKRNDDGSRSAVDVKVGDQVLYSKYAGTDIKFGGDDYVLLSEKDILATVA